From the genome of Spinacia oleracea cultivar Varoflay chromosome 2, BTI_SOV_V1, whole genome shotgun sequence, one region includes:
- the LOC110799643 gene encoding FAD-linked sulfhydryl oxidase ERV1 — MSENPLEHIFQTFQKISICIQTQLFSLAGLPIQPPPPNEKPLLSLSTTVVSTKGKASKPVTKEDLGRSTWTFLHTLAAQYPERPTRQQKKDVKELMAILSRMYPCKECADHFNEVLRANPVQAGSQAEFSQWMCHVHNVVNRSLSKPIFPCERVDARWGKLDCEQRLCDLQGTTTFGDDI; from the exons ATGTCTGAGAATCCATTGGAGCACATCTTCCAGACCTTCCAAAAAATTTCAATTTGTATTCAAACCCAACTGTTCTCACTCGCTGGCTTACCTATTCAGCCTCCACCTCCGAATGAAAAGccacttctctctctctccaccACTGTCGTTTCTACCAAG GGTAAAGCCTCAAAGCCAGTGACAAAGGAGGATCTCGGAAGGTCCACCTGGACATTCCTTCACACTCTTGCAGCACAG TATCCAGAACGCCCAACTAGGCAACAAAAGAAGGATGTGAAAGAACTG ATGGCAATATTATCACGGATGTATCCATGCAAGGAATGTGCCGATCACTTTAATGAAGTTTTAAG AGCAAATCCTGTACAAGCTGGATCTCAAGCTGAGTTCTCTCAATGGATGTGTCATGTTCATAATGTTGTTAACAGAAG TCTAAGCAAGCCAATATTTCCCTGTGAGCGAGTCGACGCCAGATGGGGCAAGCTGGACTGCGAGCAGCGTCTGTGTGATTTACAGGGAACTACAACGTTTGGGGATGACATCTGA
- the LOC110799646 gene encoding uncharacterized protein, whose product MAAGEACSSSAAKNFEDEEDLMLYGGGSGWVEPRTWCDHLPSLTSDLSHIPTPDTSCFRCQHPSENWVCLFCKDVLCSRFINQHMLEHYEQKGHCLALSYSDLSVWCFACDAYLDAQVIQQLRVAYETAYILKFGESPPARTMECMQLENTGAHHSS is encoded by the exons ATGGCCGCCGGGGAGGCTTGTTCATCATCAGCTGCCAAG AattttgaagatgaagaagatttGATGTTATATGGAGGTGGGTCTGGTTGGGTTGAGCCAAGAACATGGTGTGATCATCTTCCTTCTTTGACTTCTGATCTTTCTCACATTCCTACTCCTGACACTTCCTGCTTCAG gTGCCAACACCCTAGTGAAAACTGGGTATGCTTGTTCTGTAAGGATGTCCTTTGTAGCCGATTCATAAATCAGCATATGCTTGAGCACTATGAGCAGAAAGGCCACTGCCTAGCTCTTAGCTACAG TGACTTGTCAGTTTGGTGTTTCGCTTGTGATGCATACTTGGATGCTCAAGTCATTCAACAACTGCGCGTTGCATATGAAACTGCTTACATACTCAAATTTGGTGAATCTCCACCAGCTCGCACGATGGAATGCATGCAGTTGGAAAACACTGGGGCTCACCATTCATCCTAG